The following is a genomic window from Meriones unguiculatus strain TT.TT164.6M chromosome 7, Bangor_MerUng_6.1, whole genome shotgun sequence.
GTCTAATTCTGACCTCTTCATAGACCAGTGAAGAGGAGACAGGGCTTTGTGGGTACCTGATGCTGGACGCAGGAAGGATGTCTGCAAGGTATTTAATAAGCAACATTAGAGAAACCATggctttttcattcattcattcattcattcattcattcattcattcattccttttggCTTTACTGCTAGCTGTGACAGGTTGTCATCACTTGAAGTCAAGTCAGAGCAGGAGGGGTAGAGACAACTCTGTCAGCTGGATGGGCCAGAAGGAACCAGAGGAAGATACTGTCTCTAGCAAGAGCCATGCCAGGGCCTCCTCTGCTCCAGGCACAGGCTTATATCCCTGGTGGGCAGCGTTACTCCTGTGTGCCAGCTTTTGTTGGTGCTTGCTGAATGTCATGCCAAACCTCCAGGCCCAGCAGTGGTATGCTGCCCTGGTGGGAGGTAGAGAGGATTTTTTACAGGACCAGCCAGAAGCACAGCTGGGGTTTCTGTGCACCGAGCTCAATGCCCTTAACTCTATAGTATCAGACATTCAGGATCAGGCCCTTAATACTCAGCCAGCTACTGGGCGGTGGCCAGTAGACTGTTCTCCAACATCTGGCCAGCTGGATTCCACATATAATCCACGCAAGGTTGCAAGGGGTTGATTAGCTAGTAGTAGGGCAGGGTGGCATTTGATTCAAGATGGGCTGTAGTTGGTGGGTCACTGGTGACTTAGTCCCCATTGCAAAGGTGTCCCAAGCTTTAGGACGAGTGGCATACACCTGGATCAACAAACTGACCTTGCCCTACTTCCTAAGCCCTCTCCTGGTCAACCGAACCCATTCCCACTTCCCATCACACACACTCCACTTTGACTCCCAAAACACCCCTCAGGCCTGATTTGGGCCTTGTCTTCTGCCTATGACCTGTTCACCTTTTGCATCCTGCCCCCTGCAAGAATCCCAGGCAGGTCTCAGGCTCAGAGGCCTCAGACCACCAGTCACCCCTATCAGAAGGCCCTGCGCTCAGCTACCTCCTCAGCCGACAGTGTGGAATTGTATTCTCTGTCCTGAACAGACACCCCCACCTCCATAATGCTGACAATTGGGTCAGTGAGGGGCAGAAAACCTTGGCTTCAGAATCCGTGCAGCAGTGGTGGAGGAGAAGAGCCTGTGGCTCTGGGCCagggtggggaggagaaaggCCCCAGTAAGGCCAAAAGTCAGACACTGGGAGCCTCTGCACTGCCTTGGCTCTTACGCCGGCGGCCAGCTTGCCTCAGAGTCACCAGGGAGTCTGAAGCACTGTTCCACATCATGTGCTATTTTTTACCAAAAAAATCAGGGTAAGGCATCAGATATAGACAGAGGCCCAGACCACACTCCCTAGCTCTCTGAGGGCATGGgactgctcaaaaaaaaaaaaaaaaaaaaaaaaaaaaaaacccatcggGATGGGGCATCTGCCCCTGACACCCTCCCAGCAGCCTCCAGTCCTTCCTGGGTCCCACTGCCTTTACAGGGAACAGGGCATGGAGGAGTCTTCCAAAAAccccaggcagagagaggaggggaggggttgGTTGGCCACCCTTAACCTTTTAGACCTCTGCTTGCCTGGGTGAAAGGAGGAGGCGGAGGATGACAGAAACTTGGGTAGCTTTAGTGTGCAGGAGTAGCTATGGAAACCACAAGCAAACACATGGGGTTTGGCTGGGGAGGGCAAGGAGGGACaggggccaggccaggccaggccaggtgCTAGGCACAGCAGAGCAAGTGTTGGGAAGAAAAGCCCATCAAAGCTCGGACGAGCCAGCTGAGCTCACAGAGCAGTGGGAAATGGGAGTGGTCTCCTGGTCTTAATTCTCCCCAGGGGACATCTTTTCTCAACCACCACTACTCAGAAGATCTCAAAGCACTGACAGGCACAGTTCACAAACCAATCACCAATAGTGGTGTTAGAGAAAGGGGGGCCTGAAACCCACCAAAAGCAAACCCCCATCCTCTTTTAAAGTACCCAGAGCCTATGGAAAGGGGAGGAATTCCCAAGGCTATAGGCATGTTAAGTCTGGCAGGAGCCTTAGAGGAACTTCCAGACCCACCACCCTCTTCCTGTGGGGCCTGCAGAAAGCCTACTCCTTCAAGGGCCACATAAGATGCCTCTTTCCTGTGCAACCTTGGATGTGGGAAGCTGGCCCAACACAGACCCTAAGGTAGAGTCTTCCCCCAACCCAGACACATGGCCACGGCCCAGCTCATCCTcggtctgcttccttctttcacttCTGCAAAGTTGGGGTGGGGGAACTGGCCGGGAAGAAGGGCTGCAGGCCTCTGTAGCTTTGCTCCCCTCTCTCTCACCCCAGACAGGGGCAGCCTCACACATCGAGGAGCAGGAAGTGTCCCTAAGTTCCCCACCTTTCTCTTCCTGACAGTAGGGCATGTGGAGGCACAGTATCCCGAGGACATGTCCCACACCCCTTCAGGCCCGCCAACTCCCAGCCTCTGGCAGCCTCTGGCAGCAAGAATGtttgggggaggaagagagagcaggTGTCCCCGAGTAGGCGTGGGACAGGGAGGGATGCTGGAAGGGGCTAGGAACCTGAGGGCAGGTTGCAGCAGGCCACCTTCACAAACACAGACCTGAAAGCCTTCCCACTCTGACAAACAGCTGGAAGTTCCCCACGCCTCCCTCATTGTGGGAACTTCTGGGAACCCGGCTGGGTGGCAGGGGCTGACTCAGCCTGCCAAACACGGATGTCTGGGCGGGGGCGACCACTAGCACGTGGCAGGCGCAACACGGGGGGCccgagggggtggggaggggagctcACTCACTTGGATCGGAGCGGTACTGAAATGGATCTTTCGGCTCGGggctgggtcctcttcctctgagagCCCAGGAATCTCCACACACCCTGACTCCGGCTCGTAGGGAGGCTCAGCGTCCTCCTCATCTTCTTCATCGTCCTCCTCCAGGGCACTGCCCCCAGAgtcctccccgagtccactgtaAGCGCTCACGTCCACCAAGTCCGCTTCCGAGAAGTCCTCCTTCTTGGACTCATCCACCTCCTCAGGTGCCACGTCCGGGGCCCGGCCATTGTCCACCCCCCTCTCTGGCGTCGATACCGACACCGCCTCCTCCTCAGGGACCGATTCGGCCTTGGGCTCCTCGGGTGCAGGGCTGGCTGTGGTGGCCGAGGTACTGCCATTCTCCAAGGCTGCATGGACGGTTACCTCGGCCTGGATCACTTCCCCTGGAGCCGACTCGGCCTCAGACTCCCCACTTTCCTCAACCTCCACCGGCTTGATCTTGCGCACCTCCCGCGGCTTAGGGGGCGGCCGGGCAGGGGCCACTCGGTGTTGCGGGGGTGGCTGCCCTCCGGGGCCACGCTCCTTCTCGGTCGCGGCATCCCCCGACGGggcgggaggcggcggcggcggctggaACACCCGGGACCGCTTACTGACCAGCTTGGAGTTGACCTGGGGCGCCCCCGCGGCCCGGGGGGGCCCGGGCGCACGGTGAAGGCCGGTCCTCGAGTCGGCTTTCTCGAAGACCGCACTGAGCTGGCTGACCGTCGGCGACACGGCGTCAGCATCCAGCTTGTCCAGCGCCTCGGTGCTGCCGTTAAAGCGCACCACGACGTCCAGCTTCCGGTCCTGCAGGCCGGCGCGCTCCTGCCTCAGCAGCCGCCGCGCCGCGGCCTCCTTGTCGCCAGCCGAGGCCGCGGGGACGCTCCGTTCGAACAGCTTCCGCGTCTCCTGCAGCCGGGACGGCGGGTGCGGCGGCGGAGCGGGCTGCGCGGAGGGCGCGGGCTTGGAGTCGAAGCGGCTCACGCGCTCCGACACGCTGGTGCCCAGCTTGAGCAGGGCGCTGTGGTCCACGTTCTCGTTCAGGCTGCTGGCCCGCGGCAGGGACAGGCGCACGCCGCGGTCGGACGCCCGGGGGGCCTCGGCCATGCctgcgccgccgccgcccgcctcGCCCGGCGGCCCCGCGGTGGTGCCCATCTGCAGGAACATACTTTTGATACGGTGGACGTTGGAGCCATATTTCTTATGGTGGGCCGCCTTGGGTGCCTCGTCGGGCCCGGGAGCATCCGGAGGCTTCAGAGCCTGGATGCCCGCTTCGTAGGCGCTGCGGTGCGGGGAGGCGCTCCGGAGGGGACCCCCGGGCCCCCGAGGCTCCGTCTTCATCATGGTGGGGGGAGCCGGGTTCGCATCCCCCCGCTCCCCGTTTCCCCCCTCCAGCAGGCGGCTGGCCAAGTCGGGACcaccgccccctccccccccaaagaaaGAAATCCCGAAAGGCCTTCTGTGGAGTCCCCCAGAAACCaagctgccaaaaaaaaaaaaaaaaaacagttaaccccgctttaaaaaataaaaataaaaatccccgAGCGCCCTGTGTGGGTCGCCTCCCCCAACCAAGCTGCCAACGACAGCCGGCCCCCCCTTCCAAAGCCCAAGCGGCCTGACGCGGTCTCCCCCACCCACACCGAGGCGGCGGAGGGGTCTGGAGCCGCTGGGACCGCGCGCCCAGCCCGCGAAGCAGCGGCCGCGGCGCCGGCTCACATCCTCCGAGGCGGTGTCACCGGGGCTGGCGGCGAGGGCGCCCCCTACTCCGGCCGGGGGCCTCGGCGCTCCCGGCGCCCGGCATCCCCGCGCCCGCGCCCGCTCCGCCGACCCGGGCCGCTCCGCCgcgcctccctccctccctccctcccccccgcGCCCCGAGCCTCGGTCTTTTCTCTAGCTCTGCCCGAACCGCGGCTGCCGGAGACCGAGCGGCTGCCCTTCTTGCCGCCGCCGCTGGGGGACTGGCACCGCTGGGTCCTAAAGGGATCGGATTTCCGGGGCCGGAGCCCGTgagccctccccttcccttcccttccaccCCGTGGCCTCGTCTCTCCTGCTCATGCTTGGCGGGCGGCCCCTTCCGCGGCTCCTCGGACCTTGGCTGTTCTTCTTCAACCCTCCCATCCCAAACGCGGCGGCTTTTCACAACCCACAGAGGCGTACCCTCATTTAACCCTGGGGGCGGGGAGCCACCCAGCCCGGGCagtctcccttctcctcctgcGAAGTGTAGGGGGTTCAGTGCGGAGGGCCTCCCCCGACCCGAATCGTTTTCTTAAAGGTCCTTAGAGTGTTCGGGGCTGTCAGCGTCGAGACCGTTGGGTGCTGCTAGGTCAAAGCGCGTATGTTTAGCTCCCTCCCAAACTTGGCGAAGGGGAATCTCAGAGGCCGGACCTGGGATTTCTGCTTAACAACTCCCCTTGGGGAATTTCCCCTCACCTTTCAGGATGTGAAACTTGGGCCCAGCGATATTGGCCGATGCTGTAGGGAGGAGAAATGAAGACAGGGgtgttggggggcggggggagtggGGCACCTCACCCAACAGCAGGAGATTTTTCCTTTGGAGTCCTCACTTGTTCCTCACCTGCCCAGTGTTTTTTTCCAGGCTTGGGGAAGGGTGTCGAATCCTGGCCTTCATCCTCTGCCACAGGACTATCTCTCAAACAGGAAGGGCTGGGATGACTACCCTAGGGCCACGGGCCAAGGTTCTACCTtgggtctctctctgtctctgtctctctctcatctctggcACGTGGGTGTCTGCGCGTCCTACGAATCCCTTCTTGAAAGCTCAGCTTCGAGCTGGAGGGTGGCGGTGGGtgcagcacacctttaatccccgcactcgggaggcagatgcaggaggatctctgagttcgaggccagcctggtctacgaagcaagtccaggacagccaaggctacacagagaaaccctgattcaaaaaaataaaaaaaagaaagaaagaaaaagaaaattcagctTCTTTAGAGCTCCCTTCATTCCTCACATACAGAACAAGGGCCCTGGTGTTGCCCATTATCCCTCCCTGGTTGCCTGGAACCTAGCGAGGATCCATCCAAGAGTCAGGTAGGTCTAGATGTGACGCTCTCGTCGGTAGATCCCAGGAACTGATGAATAGAGTGGACGCTAGGACCCAGAGAACAACCCAGGCACAaagcctccccctcccctccccagctgCTTCCTGCATCTCAGGCCTTCCTgcggcctctgcctcctcccccgccctcttcccctccatcctcttcctcctcttcccgtTTTCCCCACTCTCTCTGTTGGCCTGGCCGAGCTGGTGGAGGGAACCCTCCTACCCTTCCATTCTGAGCGTGTGGGTTTTGTGGGACACTAACCCACAGCACGTGCAAAAGAGCTCAGCGCATTGGGGGGATGGGACGTGGGGAAACCGCCTGGGAACCTTGAAgattggggtggggaggagccaAGAACCACTGGACTGGCTCCCTAGAGTAATGTGCCAAGAGAGTGAAGATTTTTTGGCTCTTATCTGGAGCCGGAGATGAACCCAGACCTTAGGCTTTCAGCCGCCCCCTACATTTTCGCACAGCGGGCAGGAGACTCGGTCCCTCCCCAGCTCTGCACTTGGGGGATCCATGCAGGATAAAGAAGCCATCCAGGTGCCTCCGACCCATCTTAGGAAGCCCTCTTTCCTGAACAAGCTTTAGGACTTGTTCCCAAGTTCAAGTCTAGGGCTTGAACCCTCTTCAGCCCTCATCCGACTAGAGcagttggttggttgttttatttgtgtgtgtgtgttttagaaatAACCTTCGCTGGCTTTGAACTAACaaggtagccaaggatgaccttgaacttttctgacccagctgccttcacctcctgagtgctggaatcacaggcttGTGCAGTTGCTTCCCGAGTCTAGCCCAGGGCTTCCTCCATGCAAGGCCAGCGTTCTAGAAACTGCGTTTCCTCCTCAGCCCTCACTGCGGTGGCTGGGTGATGGCTTTCCTTTCACCCCATCGCCAGTTGGGAATTGGAGCAGTGTTCTTGGAGCTCTTGTGTGGAttgggggagggcccaggcccCTGGGTTGTTCTGCCCAGAATCTCCCACACCCTTTGTGGTGAGTCATCTTATCTGGTCCCAGCCAAGGGGTCTGTGCCCACACTCCTGGCCAGGACAGGAGGAATTGAGAACCAGCCGTCAGTCCCTTCCCCCGCCCCCAACATCCTAGGCAGAAATTTAGGATGAACTGGACTTTACAGGTGCCCTCAGGTCTCCTTGTCCAGTGCCTTCTCAGAATAAAACTCCTTTAAGGGGTCTGGGATGTGAGAAAGTGAAGTGAGCACAAAGCTTGGGGGACTGTAACTCATGCGTAGAGATGATTATTTCTTGGTCTCCTAGATGGCCGAGCAACATCCCAGCTGGTGTTTCTGAAGAGGCTCTAAGGGAGTGAGTGACAGCTGCTTTACCATCACTCTTTCCTTGGAATCAGGCACTGAACAGTCTGCCAGTGAGATGGGTGGGGCATGGGGTGTCACTTCCTCCATCCTGTCCCTGCCTGTCTGAGGTAAACTTTCATTCCTCAGGCCATAAGGTTCACCCATTCCCACCTGTTTCAGCGTCCTAGGataatttaaaacttttgatCTCTGCAGGGCCTGTGTGGAGGAAATGTTGATGTCATGGCCCATGTACCTGGTGGTCTTGGGATGGAAGCTCCTTCTATTCCTTTGTCCTGTATAGAGAGGTGAGTGGGAATGGTTCCCAAAGTTAAGTCCAGGATTCAGGTCTCGGCTGTACCACTTACTGTCTGCGTGACCTTGCAGGAGTCGTGAGTCTCTTGTGTGCTCTCTGAAGGGATAAACTGAGGCCTGGGAGAGTTGCCAGCAGCTGCCATGGTTATGAACAGGGGTAGGACAAGAGGCAGCCTTCCCAGCACTGGCTAAAGGATGGAAACTACAGCAGGCAGTGATAATGCTCCCTCTCTCCTGGCCAAGCCCCTGTTTTCTCACACCCCATCTGATGAGGGCCCTCTGGGAAGGTGCTCTTTGAAGGTGTGCCTGGAGGCTTGCTGGCTTTAAATGCCAGGTGTAACAGCAAAGATGGTGATGAAGATGGGTGGGGAGAGCCTGATGTGCGATGTCTTCAGCCTTTAGCACCCTGGGCTCAGGCATGGGCTGAGTGCCAAGGCTGGCTGCCCTTTCCAGCCCTGCGCCTCTGAGACAACTTCTGAAAGtcggggtttttgttttgttgtttttgcttgtttgctttttcctCTGGCCACTGACATCAAAGAAGAAGCTGATCTAGACCCTGCCCTTTGGCTGTTCTACGGTTAGTCAATAATGCTCACCCCAATTCCTAGCCTTTGATGGCCAGGGCCTTGAGCTACTTCTGGGATCCAAGAAGGAAATAGTAGTCTACCTACACCTCCAAATAGGAGAGCTCACCTCCAGCATGCCAGTGCCTGAAGGGGTTACAGTGCCTTGGATAACCTAGTCACAGGGAACAGGGAGGAGTAAGCAATGGCTCATACAGTTTTAGGGACCCAGCTAGGGTTCTGCAGGTCTGAACTGAGTTCCTAGCTCCTCCCATTTGCTCAGTGACCCTGGGCTAGTTATTTTGGATTCCTCAGTTCCCAACATGCTCAACCTGAATGTCTGTAATCTTCTGACTATGTTTGACCTGGGTGTCTCCTACTTCCCGTGTGGCACAGACTAGAACAGGGCTTTCAAGTCAGACCATTTTTGTTAGAATTCAACCCTCCGCCCCCCATCCCAACCCAACCCAAACTGCCACTCCAAGCTCAAGGACTTCGCCAGATTCCTTCAAGGAGCCAACGAGGGCACTAAACAGATCCTGAATGCAGAAAGCACAGAGGCGCGGGCTCAGAGTGTAGGCTGTCACCGACTGCACGTGTATTGGGGGCTGCGTTTGCAACAGTGTGGGCAGGTATGTGGCTGAGAACAATCACCAGTGTCTACAGCGCTTATGAGTCTATTTTCATAAGACGTTGGGCCGCTGCTGCTTTTCAACGTCCCTCGTGTGAAATTCTGGTATATCACCATTTCTGCCCAGGACTCCTCCAAGTCCTTTCCCCACGTGATTCCTTTCTGAGTCATGCCTTGTTGCCATGGtaggttgaacccagggcctcaggcatgCTAGGTGAGTGTTAGCCAACTCCTGCCCCAAGATCAAACTTCCAAAAGGGTCTTTTACTCCTGCCTCTCCGTCTCTCATTGCACCGGCAAGGAGAGGAACTGTGGGGTCCTTCTTCCCACAGCTGGGAGGTTGCTACggcctgtccctccctcccccaccagctGTTGGCTTTCTTCCCATCAGTCTCCCACTGTACTCTGTCACCCTTTGTAAAGTTCACAGGCTTCGTGGAGATTAGGGAggcatcagtgtgtgtgtgtgtgtgtgtgtgtgtgtgtgtgtgtgtgaatgtgtgtgtgttgggaggttAGTAGGGGAAGGGGTGGGATACAGCAAAGATTTCTCCAAATCCTCAGTTGCTTTAAAGGAAAGCCTATATTTAGCTGGGCTTAGAGGAGCCTGTAAATATGTATTTTGCAACGTTGTATTTGTAGCCATGGGAGTTCTAGAGACATGCAAGGGAggtcaaaggaaaaagaaaaaaaagaaaaaaaaaaaaaaaagaacaggaaagatgGGGCAATATATTTGTTATCAGCAAATCCAAGGAGTTTCTATTGCCTGCTCCATGTGCTAAGAACTCAAAATTCTGTGTTTTTGATGGCTACCATCTTTCATCCTCCGCTCTCTGGACCTTGTTCAAAGAAGAGACAACTTTGAGAGTCCCCCTCTCCCATAGGCCTTTGCTGACCATCTCCCGCCACACTGGCTCCACCAGGCTCTGCTGGGCTCCCATGGGACCTGGCACAGGTTCAGTCTCCAGAATGCCAGCTTCTGCTCCTCCACCTTAGCCCCTTGCTCTTCAAGAAGCCAGGGGCGGGGGCCAGAGAGCACAAACATATAAGCAATCTTGTTACTCTGGGGCAATTCCCCTTCAAGGAACTTTTTtctaataattattttctttcttttcagtttgaAATTTTTCCATAGAAAATAAGGGAAGTTCAGGGAATTGCGTCAGAGTAGAGTTTACAAATGCCAGTATTGGGTCATTTTTGTTTCAGGTTTGTCCATATAAATGATATTAACTTGGGAGGCTGGGCAAATGACTCAGTCAGCaaggcacttgctgtgcaagcatgaggagctgaatctcatctccagaacccaggtgaaacccagccaagtgtggtggccaTGCTGTGATCTCAGGGCAGAGACAGCCTCAGCCTCGAGTTCAGAGGCCAGCCGGCCTTGCTTAAGTGCAGAGCTccgggccagtgagagaccctatctaaaacaaacaaacagacacgcAGAAAACTGCAAAGGTGTTCCCCACCCATCCTTCTCCAGTGGAAACTCTCTCCAAGCACAGTAACTCCCTGCTCCCTCCTGCTGCTGCCCCTGGCAACCACCATTTTACTTGCGTGAACTTGACTCCTCCAGGTACCTTATGTAAGCATCATACAGATTTTGTCCTTTTGTGACCGGCTTGTTTTGCTGGGGTTTACACAAACTGTGGCGAGCGTCAGGCCCTACTTTCACCTCTTTCCCATGCACTTAACATTCACGAAACAGCATTGCTTTCTGAGTCTCTACAACCCTCGAGACAGCTGCAATGCTATGTTCGCCATTTCTACCCTCGCCATccaagattttttgttttgttttgtctttcatggcagggtttctcggtgtagtcctggctgtcctggattccctttgtagaccaggccggccttgaactcactccacctgcctctgcctccccagtgctgccattacaggagtgtgctaccatgcctggctgcccCCCAAGATTTTCGGCAGTGGGTCCCTCTGTGTACCACAGGctgttgtttgttcattttaatttctatttatcATTTTATCCTGTGAATATGAATAAGCCACAAGGTAGTTGCTGCCAATTCACCTACTGACAGTGGTGGGGttgcatctgttttgttttgttttgtttttctgttccaAGCAGGGTTGCAATGAACACCTGGGATTTTATCTGAACCCACTCAGGATGTCTATCTAGAAGAAGAAAGTCAGGTTTTAAGTGACTGAACTTTGAACTTGGCTGTAATTGCCAAGATGTTCTCTATAGCTGATGAATCCTCATCCTTTCTCCTACCACCGGCAACTGTTCAAGACCAAATCTtgccaaccttttttttttttttttgagataaggtctcactgtgtagtcttggctcacctggaactcactgtgtagactgggTTCACCAAAAACTCAGTGCTCTGCCTTCACTTTCCTCCAGGATGGGGATTAAAGGGGCGTATGCCTATGGTCAGCTTCTACACTTTCTTtcacttgtgtgtatatgtgtgtgtacatgatgaATGTGCGTTCTCACGTGGAGACTGGAGGACAACCTCCCTGTTATCCCCACCAAGGTTTCttctgagataaggtctctctTCGGCCTGAAGTTCATAAGTTAGGTTGGTCTAACTGGTCACTGAGCTCCCGAGAAGTCTTCAGTTCCCcttggattacaagcatgtgccaccatgccccgtCTCCTGCCcactgtagaaaaacaaaaacaaacaaacaaacaaatgcaaaaatgtgagttctggggattgaactcagatcctcgaGCTTGCAAGGGGAGCGCTTTATTGACTGATCCAGCCTCTCTTGTTGGGCTTTTAGCCTGTGTTTTGCAGTGCTGGGCATCATACccagggtcttgtgcatgctaggtaggGGCTTTATGTGTTTCCTGGGCTCATTGTCCATCTGGGTTTCCTCTAGATAAATCACTTGGATTGGTATCCTTAGCTATCCTATTGTTGCTTTTGATGAATGCTACAGAAAGCCCATGTACGGGCACCCGTGTCTAAAGCTGGAGTGGTGGCACAAGCTTCTAACCCTAGTGCTGGAGGTGGGCAGACAGGCAGACCCTCAGGGGCTCACCAGCCAGACAGCACGATCAATAAATCCCAGGTCCAGTGAGAGAGACTCTGTATCAGGAAATGAGGTGAACGacggctacagagatggctcactgattaatggcacttgttgctcttccagagcacctgggttcaattcccaacacgcCATACAgcggctcacaaccgtctgtaactccaggttcaaagccgtcttctgacctctgagggcatgAGGCATACcaatggtgcacatacatgcaagcaaaacatttatccacatgaaataaagtaaataattctgagagagagacagaggccgGGGCTGGGGGTGCGGGGGGAAGTGGTTTGAGCCAAAGAAGTTTTTGTTCATAGCAAGAAATCCTAAAGTtgaagcctggtggtggtggcacacacctttaatcccaggcactcaggtggcagaggcaggtggatctttatgagtttgaggccagcctggtctacacagtgagtttcaggacacctAGAGCTAcgcagtgagaccttgtctcgaaaaaacaagcaaacaaatacattaaaaaaaaaaattccacaacaaaacagaaagaaaaagagttggTTAATTCAGAGACTCATCTGAGGCATCGGATGCAGGCTCTTCCATCTCTCTTTTCCGCGTTCCTTTCAGGAGGGTAAATGTCACTCGTTTGCTAACATTTAAGGTGTTGCCTCTTAAACCGGACCCCCTCCCCAAATATTTCCAAGGTTGCTGCCTCAACTCCAGGTATTTCACACAGGCAATACTGTGGAGATACCCAGGGCAGGAGGAAGTAGTAGATGCCTGTCATGTTAAGAGTCTCGCCCAGACCCACTGCCTCCCTCCCTACCCCAATCAGACAGTCTTCCTTTCATGCTTGGTGACACTTGTCCATGCCTAAGCCAATCACCAGCCGGACAAACAAAATCACTGGTCTATTTTGACTAGTCAGAGCTCATGGACAGAGCTAGGGAAGGGTCATCTTTCCCCAAAGCCTGATAGCCTGACTCAGTTCACTGTTCTATGATGCAGAAAGTGAAATGATGCCATTTAGAATGCACTcaagaggtctttttttttttttttttaagacatggttttgttgtgtgtgtatctCTATCGAGCCtcgaactcactacatagaccatgttggcctcaaaTGCAAAGAGATGGGCTATCTCTgccctcctgagcactgagattaaaggtaccGACCATTATGTCTACCCTTGgtctgttctttaaaaaaattattttcagtgtgAGGGATGGACTcggcacatgctaggcaagcattctaccattgagctacatcccgAACCCCTGTTTTATGAGAccaggcctcactgtgtagccaaggctggcttagAATTCCTGATCCTTGTACTTCAGCATGTAGAAGTCTGATTTCTGGGaggtctttccatattctgaatAGTAACCCTCTATCTGTTTTATGTGTTCCCAACATTGCTAGCCAGGCTGttatttgtcttttcactttgttcataatgtcattttttgTAATAGTGGGCTCTTGGGAGGGAGGCCggttaatataataaaaatcaatCCTTTCTGAATCGTGT
Proteins encoded in this region:
- the Ppp1r9b gene encoding neurabin-2, whose product is MMKTEPRGPGGPLRSASPHRSAYEAGIQALKPPDAPGPDEAPKAAHHKKYGSNVHRIKSMFLQMGTTAGPPGEAGGGGAGMAEAPRASDRGVRLSLPRASSLNENVDHSALLKLGTSVSERVSRFDSKPAPSAQPAPPPHPPSRLQETRKLFERSVPAASAGDKEAAARRLLRQERAGLQDRKLDVVVRFNGSTEALDKLDADAVSPTVSQLSAVFEKADSRTGLHRAPGPPRAAGAPQVNSKLVSKRSRVFQPPPPPPAPSGDAATEKERGPGGQPPPQHRVAPARPPPKPREVRKIKPVEVEESGESEAESAPGEVIQAEVTVHAALENGSTSATTASPAPEEPKAESVPEEEAVSVSTPERGVDNGRAPDVAPEEVDESKKEDFSEADLVDVSAYSGLGEDSGGSALEEDDEEDEEDAEPPYEPESGCVEIPGLSEEEDPAPSRKIHFSTAPIQVFSTYSNEDYDRRNEDVDPMAASAEYELEKRVERLELFPVELEKDSEGLGISIIGMGAGADMGLEKLGIFVKTVTEGGAAHRDGRIQVNDLLVEVDGTSLVGVTQSFAASVLRNTKGRVRFMIGRERPGEQSEVAQLIQQTLEQERWQREMMEQRYAQYGEDDEETGEYATDEDEELSPTFPGGEMAIEVFELAENEDALSPVEMEPEKLVHKFKELQIKHAVTEAEIQQLKRKLQSLEQEKGRWRMEKAQLQQSVEENKERMEKLEGYWGEAQSLCQAVDEHLRETQAQYQALERKYSKAKRLIKDYQQKEIEFLKKETAQRRVLEESELARKEEMDKLLDKISELEGNLQTLRNSNST